The following are from one region of the Capsicum annuum cultivar UCD-10X-F1 chromosome 1, UCD10Xv1.1, whole genome shotgun sequence genome:
- the LOC124889224 gene encoding heterogeneous nuclear ribonucleoprotein Q-like: MPPKAVKKTPTGSASKRGGRTARATPKPQGKQPVVAVDEPVKVEVPVAVEEKKVELKPEKPVAEQKPEPEKEKPVKSVENRVVSEKKDHVKDSVDEYEKGERLDLEDNDPEFEPEEYAAVDYDERGIEHDDVQEEDYEIEEDPQEGEEGDEEEGDMVEEEVEDEHEEIEGEEDNGHAAGEEHADMADAAEEEEHHEVAKERRKRKEFEIFVGGLDKDAMEDDLRKIFSQVGEVTEVRLLMNPQTKKNKGFAFLRFATVEQAKRACTELKNPVVNGKKCGVSPSQDSDTLFLGNICKSWTKEALKDKLKHYGIDNVEDLTLVEDTNNDGMNRGFAFLEFSSRSEAMDAFKRLQKRDVVFGVDRPAKVSFADSFIDPGDEIMAQVSSSDPSICFCKGLWLWQSLANISFKWSWLPLANSWSLVILQQTIWYNLFLNLLLSFDGLLPTVLVPYASTGKKDG; encoded by the exons ATGCCTCCGAAAGCTGTTAAGAAGACGCCGACAGGATCCGCATCGAAACGGGGTGGCCGTACAGCCCGAGCTACACCTAAGCCACAGGGAAAGCAACCGGTTGTGGCGGTCGATGAACCGGTAAAAGTTGAGGTTCCTGTGGCGGTGGAGGAGAAGAAGGTGGAACTGAAACCGGAGAAACCGGTGGCTGAACAAAAACCCGAGCCGGAGAAAGAGAAACCGGTGAAATCTGTGGAGAACCGGGTGGTTTCTGAGAAGA AAGACCATGTGAAAGATTCAGTTGATGAATATGAAAAAGGCGAACGATTAGATCTGGAGGATAATGATCCCGAATTTGAGCCCGAAGAGTATGCTGCTGTTGATTATGATGAGAGAGGTATTGAACATGATGATGTTCAGGAAGAGGATTATGAaatagaggaggatcctcaagagGGAGAAGAGGGTGACGAGGAGGAGGGTGATATGGTTGAGGAGGAAGTTGAAGATGAGCATGAGGAAATTGAGGGTGAAGAAGACAATGGGCATGCAGCAGGGGAGGAGCATGCTGATATGGCTGACGCAGCTGAGGAGGAAGAGCACCATGAAGTTGCTAAAGAAAGACGTAAGAGGAAggaatttgaaatttttgttggTGGCTTGGACAAGGATGCTATGGAGGATGATCTTAGGAAAATTTTCAGTCAAGTTGGCGAGGTCACGGAAGTGAGACTCTTGATGAATCCTCAGACAAAGAAGAACAAAGGATTTGCATTCCTGCGTTTTGCAACAGTGGAACAAGCTAAACGAGCTTGTACTGAGCTGAAAAATCCAGTG GTGAATGGCAAAAAATGTGGTGTTTCTCCCAGTCAAGACAGTGATACCCTATTCTTGGGTAACATATGCAAATCTTGGACAAAAGAAGCT ttaaaagataagttgaagcATTATGGCATTGATAATGTTGAGGATTTGACATTGGTTGAAGACACTAATAATGATGGAATGAATCGTGGCTTTGCTTTTTTGGAGTTCTCGTCACGCTCAGAGGCCATGGATGCTTTCAAACGTCTACAGAAGAGAGATGTTGTGTTTGGAGTTGATAGGCCTGCAAAAGTTTCTTTTGCAGATTCATTCATTGACCCTGGAGATGAAATTATGGCACAGGTAAGCTCTTCAGACCCTTCTATCTGTTTTTGTAAAGGACTGTGGCTCTGGCAAAGTTTGGCTAATATATCTTTCAAATGGAGTTGGTTACCCTTAGCTAATTCGTGGAGCTTAGTCATTTTGCAGCAGACTATTTGGTATAACCTATTTTTGAATTTGTTACTATCTTTTGATGGTTTGCTTCCTACCGTTCTAGTACCTTATGCTTCAACAGGAAAGAAAGATGGCTGA
- the LOC107844584 gene encoding ankyrin repeat-containing protein BDA1 — translation MDSRLFDASRTGNVEELMELLRCDPIIVRRVGLIDGDSPLHLACMGGHFNFVKELLKLRKELAGEMNQNGFSCLHIAAANGDLHIVKEMLKVDTGLCLVKGRERRIPLHCAIVKGRVDVIKELLSACVESVEVVTSRGETALHLAVKNSQFEALEVLIKHIKMFNKMEVFHKQDELGNSVLHLAVARKQHEVVDLLLNGSLAASWAVGMNSLNQMGFTVLDVFFLSQSEAGDREIADILRRAGALKATDVVGMPSKSCNQICASNSQHGEVLPRRKLKRGWFVDFLKYDIDRDSAESVREILVVVMMLMAMLTFQAALNPPGNLQQQQPNISVIDNIVDHLIHYSSHIFLFFNSLGFFISLHVFHIITRAFPLRLELLLAVSAIGITYISCLMIKLPTYFCYYLCVGVPFLLAFVLNLSRSADLRPSKTASAQPSLVNQA, via the exons ATGGATAGTAGGCTATTTGATGCATCGCGAACAGGAAACGTTGAAGAGCTGATGGAGCTATTAAGATGTGATCCTATTATCGTTCGCCGCGTTGGCTTAATTGATGGTGATTCACCCTTGCACCTTGCTTGTATGGGTGGCCACTTCAATTTTGTGAAAGAGCTCCTCAAGTTAAGGAAAGAATTAGCTGGGGAGATGAACCAGAATGGTTTCAGTTGCTTGCATATTGCTGCTGCCAATGGGGACTTGCATATTGTCAAGGAGATGTTAAAGGTGGACACTGGTTTGTGCCTTGTGAAGGGCAGGGAGAGAAGGATTCCTCTTCACTGTGCTATTGTCAAAGGCAGAGTTGATGTCATCAAGGAATTGCTCTCTGCCTGCGTTGAATCTGTTGAAGTTGTGACTTCTCGCGGTGAAACAGCGCTCCACCTTGCTGTCAAGAACAGTCAGTTTGAAGCGTTGGAAGTGTTGATCAAGCACATCAAGATGTTCAACAAGATGGAAGTCTTTCATAAACAGGATGAGCTAGGAAATAGTGTCTTGCACCTTGCAGTGGCAAGGAAACAGCACGAG GTGGTGGATCTGTTGCTGAATGGGAGCTTAGCAGCAAGTTGGGCAGTTGGAATGaattctttaaaccaaatgggATTCACAGTTCTTGatgtcttttttctttctcaaagTGAAGCTGGTGATAGGGAAATTGCGGACATTCTTCGACGAGCTGGAGCCCTTAAGGCCACAGACGTGGTAGGAATGCCCAGCAAATCATGTAATCAAATTTGTGCATCAAATAGCCAACATGGGGAG GTACTGCCTAGGCGGAAACTGAAGCGTGGGTGGTTTGTCGACTTCCTAAAATATGACATAGATAGAGATAGCGCAGAATCTGTAAGAGAAATACTGGTTGTGGTCATGATGCTCATGGCTATGCTCACTTTCCAAGCTGCTCTTAATCCTCCTGGCAACTTACAACAGCAGCAACCTAATATTAGTGTTATTGATAATATTGTTGATCACCTGATTCACTATTCATCACACATATTCTTGTTTTTCAACTCACTCGGGTTCTTCATCAGCCTCCACGTGTTTCATATCATTACACGGGCATTTCCCCTGCGACTTGAGCTGCTACTTGCTGTTTCTGCAATTGGGATAACTTACATCAGTTGCCTAATGATCAAGTTGCCAACCTACTTCTGCTATTATCTCTGTGTGGGCGTACCATTCTTACTTGCCTTTGTTCTCAACCTCTCACGTTCGGCAGATTTACGTCCATCCAAAACTGCATCAGCCCAACCTTCACTGGTTAACCAAGCTTGa